In one window of Thermus aquaticus DNA:
- a CDS encoding prepilin-type N-terminal cleavage/methylation domain-containing protein: MRNAKGFTLVELLIVIAIIAILAAVLIPNLLNARKRANDTVALSYVRNVVTAIEASRDAATGQLDKNKTNCKDYVSPVPAIIGDNGCTIRYINNDTDVEITATYQGGTKAQVVYKDGQLTLGNSSTNNNNNNNNNNNNP, translated from the coding sequence ATGCGCAACGCTAAAGGCTTTACCTTGGTTGAGCTCCTGATCGTCATCGCCATCATCGCCATCCTGGCTGCGGTTCTGATCCCCAACCTGCTGAACGCCCGCAAGCGGGCCAACGACACGGTGGCCCTCTCCTACGTGCGCAATGTGGTGACGGCCATTGAAGCCTCCCGGGATGCCGCTACGGGACAACTTGACAAGAATAAGACGAACTGCAAGGACTACGTCTCTCCCGTCCCAGCCATCATAGGTGATAATGGTTGCACCATCAGATACATTAATAACGATACTGACGTAGAGATTACGGCTACTTACCAGGGGGGCACCAAGGCCCAGGTCGTTTACAAAGACGGACAGCTAACCCTGGGCAACTCATCCACGAACAACAACAACAACAACAACAACAACAACAACAACCCGTAA
- a CDS encoding prepilin-type N-terminal cleavage/methylation domain-containing protein gives MRRGFTLLEILVALAVLAIFTTALLAFTQGTLTANRVARKQTQLLEELKDAAGYLADTLQEAQRVLSSATVNGSPCQPPTCLAVLLPEPGGTCALRAYRLEARSAVGDDYKSPDPWADANTRMLREYRLGGQSCSATTFSGAQPYVVLDLVDNASTLAFFQVQTSPTAITLNIRLKAPEGGRILFVPGAGQTYSLRVYPRNAP, from the coding sequence ATGAGACGGGGCTTTACCCTGCTGGAAATCCTGGTGGCCCTGGCGGTGCTGGCCATCTTCACCACCGCCCTCCTGGCCTTCACCCAGGGGACCCTCACGGCCAACCGCGTGGCGCGAAAGCAGACCCAGCTCCTGGAAGAGCTGAAGGACGCCGCAGGCTACCTGGCCGATACCCTGCAGGAAGCCCAAAGGGTCCTCTCCTCGGCCACGGTCAACGGAAGCCCTTGCCAGCCCCCCACCTGCTTGGCGGTCCTCCTACCTGAACCGGGTGGCACCTGCGCCCTCCGGGCCTACAGGCTGGAGGCCAGGTCAGCTGTGGGGGACGACTACAAAAGCCCAGACCCCTGGGCCGACGCCAACACCCGCATGCTCCGCGAATACCGGCTGGGAGGACAAAGCTGTTCGGCCACCACCTTCAGCGGCGCCCAGCCCTACGTGGTCCTTGACCTGGTGGATAACGCCAGCACCTTGGCCTTCTTCCAGGTGCAGACCTCCCCCACCGCCATCACCCTCAACATCCGGCTCAAGGCCCCGGAGGGAGGGCGCATCCTCTTCGTGCCCGGAGCGGGTCAGACCTACAGCCTCCGGGTCTACCCCCGAAACGCGCCGTAG
- a CDS encoding type II secretion system protein, translated as MKKGFSLVELLVALAIFGLLDAAILSGLLGIFRVNRSAGTEARAVVVAKDYLERARREGTYSGTTLSLPSFTQTGGFKVAVRAGGRLTPSQPVSLRDCTGNPTTGYTCSVSCAQGASTVACSLLAVELTLEGSGRTYTFYREWRP; from the coding sequence GTGAAAAAGGGTTTCTCCCTCGTGGAACTCCTCGTGGCCCTGGCCATCTTTGGCCTTCTGGACGCGGCCATTCTTTCCGGGCTCCTGGGCATCTTTAGGGTCAACCGCTCGGCGGGCACCGAGGCCCGGGCCGTGGTGGTGGCCAAAGACTACCTGGAAAGGGCGAGGCGAGAGGGGACCTACTCTGGCACCACCCTGAGCCTGCCCTCCTTCACCCAGACCGGGGGCTTCAAGGTTGCGGTGAGGGCCGGGGGTAGGCTCACCCCCTCCCAGCCCGTGAGCCTCAGGGACTGCACGGGAAACCCCACCACGGGCTACACCTGCTCGGTTAGCTGCGCTCAAGGCGCATCCACGGTGGCCTGTTCCCTCCTCGCTGTGGAGCTCACCCTGGAAGGGAGCGGCAGGACCTACACCTTCTACCGGGAGTGGAGACCATGA
- a CDS encoding prepilin-type N-terminal cleavage/methylation domain-containing protein: MKRGLSLLELLIVLAVLGLLLGLGVPNFLRWRAQAEVDEAARSLAQAFQYARAEAKRTNAARCVRVWRDGFSVGESCADLSAPTQRFSRVQVSESNYATFPPLDVVFQRPYGTTDAPLKKLTLRHTRYPDLTRSVHVIGVIGKVVVR, from the coding sequence GTGAAGCGTGGGCTTTCTCTGCTGGAGCTCCTAATCGTGCTGGCCGTACTGGGCCTCCTCCTGGGCCTGGGGGTCCCCAACTTCCTGCGCTGGCGGGCCCAGGCGGAGGTGGACGAGGCCGCCCGCTCCCTGGCCCAGGCCTTCCAGTACGCCCGGGCCGAGGCCAAGCGCACGAACGCAGCTAGATGCGTGCGGGTCTGGAGGGATGGCTTTAGCGTAGGTGAAAGCTGCGCCGATCTGAGCGCCCCCACGCAACGTTTCTCCCGGGTGCAGGTCAGCGAAAGCAACTACGCCACTTTCCCTCCTCTGGACGTGGTCTTCCAGCGCCCTTACGGCACCACAGACGCCCCCCTAAAGAAGCTGACCCTGCGACACACCCGCTACCCCGACCTGACCCGGAGCGTTCACGTGATAGGGGTCATCGGAAAGGTGGTGGTCCGGTGA
- a CDS encoding thiolase family protein: MREVYIVSAARTPIGKFGGALKDVSPVDLGAHAMRAALERAGVEGKSLDLYVFGNVLRAGHGQLLPRQAAIKAGIPKEVDGYQVDMVCASGMMALINAAQFIRTGEAHLVLAGGMESMSQAGFYLSHRARWGYRFLMGAPENLQDILLRDGLSDPFTGEAMGEQAERLAQDYGVGREEVDEAAYLSHRRAWEATEGGHFAWEIAPMELPGKKGPQVVDRDEGIRPETTPESLAALRPAFKKEGVLTAGNASQISDGAAALLLASEEAVRAHGLRPIAKVLGGAWAAGEPWRFPEAPVPAAKRLLDRLGLRVSDFGLFENNEAFALNNVLFSRLLGVPYERLNVFGGAVALGHPIGASGARIVVTLLNALRAKGEERGLAAICHGTGGSTALAVERV; the protein is encoded by the coding sequence ATGCGGGAGGTCTACATCGTTTCCGCGGCCAGGACCCCCATCGGCAAGTTCGGGGGGGCCTTGAAGGACGTGAGCCCGGTGGACCTGGGGGCCCACGCCATGCGGGCGGCTTTGGAGCGGGCGGGGGTGGAGGGGAAGAGCCTGGACCTCTACGTCTTCGGGAACGTCTTAAGGGCGGGGCACGGGCAGCTCCTTCCCCGGCAGGCGGCCATAAAGGCGGGCATCCCCAAGGAGGTGGACGGGTACCAGGTGGACATGGTTTGCGCCTCGGGGATGATGGCCCTCATCAACGCCGCCCAGTTTATCCGCACCGGGGAGGCCCACCTGGTCCTGGCCGGGGGGATGGAGTCCATGAGCCAGGCGGGGTTTTACCTCTCCCACCGGGCCCGGTGGGGGTACAGGTTCCTCATGGGGGCCCCGGAGAACCTGCAGGACATCCTCCTCCGGGACGGGCTTTCCGACCCCTTCACCGGTGAGGCCATGGGGGAGCAGGCGGAGCGCCTGGCCCAGGACTACGGGGTGGGCCGGGAGGAGGTGGACGAGGCCGCCTACCTCTCCCACCGGCGGGCCTGGGAGGCCACGGAGGGGGGCCACTTCGCCTGGGAGATCGCCCCCATGGAGCTTCCCGGCAAGAAGGGGCCCCAGGTGGTGGACAGGGACGAGGGGATCCGCCCGGAGACCACGCCGGAGTCCCTGGCCGCCTTGAGGCCCGCTTTCAAGAAGGAAGGCGTGCTCACGGCGGGCAACGCCAGCCAGATCTCCGACGGGGCGGCGGCGCTTCTTTTGGCCTCGGAGGAGGCGGTTCGGGCCCACGGGCTTAGGCCCATCGCCAAGGTGTTGGGCGGGGCCTGGGCCGCCGGGGAGCCCTGGCGCTTCCCCGAGGCCCCCGTCCCGGCGGCCAAGCGGCTACTGGACCGGCTCGGCCTGCGGGTTTCGGACTTCGGCCTCTTTGAGAACAACGAGGCCTTCGCCCTGAACAACGTCCTCTTCAGCCGCCTCCTGGGGGTGCCCTACGAGCGCCTCAACGTCTTCGGCGGGGCGGTGGCCCTGGGCCACCCCATCGGGGCCAGCGGGGCCAGGATCGTGGTGACCCTCCTGAACGCCCTAAGGGCCAAGGGGGAGGAGCGGGGCCTCGCCGCCATCTGCCACGGGACCGGAGGGTCCACGGCCCTGGCGGTGGAGCGGGTGTAG
- a CDS encoding DUF2442 domain-containing protein — MLVDVVEAKALEGLKLWLRFSDGTEGVVDLSQEALPGLLGQLRDPGFFVQVRVDPELKAPVWPGGLDLDPLVLYAKVLGRPPLEEAEAL, encoded by the coding sequence GTGCTGGTGGACGTGGTGGAGGCCAAGGCCTTGGAGGGGCTTAAGCTCTGGCTCCGGTTTTCCGACGGGACGGAGGGGGTGGTGGACCTCTCCCAGGAGGCCTTGCCCGGCCTCCTGGGTCAGCTTAGGGACCCGGGCTTCTTCGTCCAGGTTCGGGTGGACCCGGAGCTTAAGGCCCCGGTCTGGCCTGGAGGGCTGGACCTGGATCCCTTGGTCCTTTACGCCAAGGTTCTGGGTAGGCCCCCCTTGGAGGAGGCCGAGGCGCTCTAG
- a CDS encoding DUF503 domain-containing protein has product MKAYLGLYTARLETGARSLKEKRALIKPALEKVKARFPVSAARLYGLDAWGYEVVGFSLLGNDPHWVEETLRAAARFLAQNGAFRVALEEYRLEAFELDGVM; this is encoded by the coding sequence ATGAAGGCGTACCTGGGCCTCTACACCGCCAGGCTGGAGACGGGAGCCCGGAGCCTCAAGGAAAAGCGGGCCCTCATCAAGCCCGCCCTGGAGAAGGTGAAGGCCCGCTTTCCCGTCTCCGCCGCCAGGCTCTACGGCCTGGACGCCTGGGGGTACGAGGTGGTGGGCTTTAGCCTCCTGGGGAACGACCCCCATTGGGTGGAGGAGACCCTGAGGGCGGCGGCCCGCTTCCTGGCGCAAAACGGCGCCTTCCGCGTGGCCCTGGAGGAGTACCGCCTCGAGGCCTTTGAGCTGGACGGCGTTATGTAA
- a CDS encoding nucleotidyltransferase family protein, translated as MGLEEVRAILEAHREELKALGVGEVYVFGSTARGEAGPKSDVDLIVVLERPLGFAFFELKERLEAWLGRPVDLTTPDGLREDLRESVLRSAVRAA; from the coding sequence ATGGGCCTCGAGGAGGTGCGGGCCATCTTGGAAGCCCACCGGGAGGAGCTCAAGGCTCTGGGCGTTGGGGAGGTCTATGTGTTTGGCTCCACCGCCCGGGGCGAGGCCGGCCCAAAGAGCGATGTGGACCTCATCGTGGTGCTGGAGCGCCCTTTGGGATTCGCCTTCTTTGAACTGAAGGAGCGCCTGGAAGCCTGGCTTGGCCGACCTGTGGACCTCACGACCCCTGATGGCCTGCGGGAGGACCTCAGGGAAAGCGTTTTGCGGAGCGCTGTTCGTGCGGCCTAG
- a CDS encoding HepT-like ribonuclease domain-containing protein, with the protein MRPRGIKERLGDMLAAIANIQAFVQGLDQESFAKDAKTLRAVTYEFVVMGEAVARLPEEFLEAYPHLPWRAIKALRNYAVHEYFRLSPQVLWQIVSEELEPLKRELERILKEL; encoded by the coding sequence GTGCGGCCTAGGGGCATAAAGGAGCGCTTAGGGGACATGCTGGCGGCCATCGCCAACATCCAGGCCTTTGTTCAGGGCCTGGACCAGGAGAGTTTTGCAAAGGACGCCAAGACCCTCCGAGCGGTGACCTACGAGTTTGTGGTCATGGGCGAAGCGGTGGCCCGTCTCCCCGAGGAGTTTTTGGAGGCCTACCCGCACCTGCCTTGGAGGGCCATCAAGGCCCTTCGGAACTACGCCGTGCACGAGTACTTTCGCCTGAGCCCACAGGTCCTTTGGCAGATCGTCAGCGAGGAGCTTGAGCCTCTTAAGCGAGAGCTGGAGCGCATCCTGAAGGAACTCTAA
- a CDS encoding BamA/OMP85 family outer membrane protein produces the protein MKRFLALALFSLLALAAPIKDVVVEGGDPVLQALARAALPFGVGDEPGDLEAARKAILATGYFREAEVRLEGEVLKVRLVPYPPIAEVRVEAKAFPQEALLRFLEEGFAIGKEATYNPLRAGEAARALAQAYRQNGFPFAPKVEVEAKEVEGPMALTFRVEEAREVKEVRLSGVTLLPEGDLLKLLEPLKGPFDFAKYQEALRAIAARYEEKGYRYSGPDPASSALEDGVLTVRVRELKVARLEGEGLDLSGFPLKEGDYLNYNRLLEGVQELSRKLSRIVTFTLAPEGEGVAVRLELGPEGGKIAQVQVMGNTAIPAEAILQALRLKPGEVYTPLLAQEDARKVAELYRERGLEVADVRYGFQDGVFRLEVVELKIGGYRLEWQGDHRTREEVILRELPKPGSLFSVPELRKAIARLMATGLLAEPPRVSLAPSERPDQVVVVLGLKEARTGLFQPAIGWSSLEGWSGSVAFKETNLFGLAHQVGLDLAFVQNDARDNLSLSASYTIPWLYVDFLDLKEVRTSLAFNLFSTPIGNNKLLQGATDTGWEYTERRTGGGFSLARPFSKDLENLRLTLGLSARRSTYALEVYDPNAPCDPAVADPASPKYCDGAGYKNPALAQGLLPTPGWTLRLDTGLAYVDVDSPRFRTQGYEASLATGLGLSLPDAGGQSFFVPLVATGKTYLPLDEARRQALAFRLSVGTLLGFPPESERFFLSGSGAEAFLLRGYEDRKYGGLSFATGSLEYRYDFNLSPQGGTNLYGILFADLGLADNTGGLKWGVGIGFQLDLDILGALLPSLRLDYAFSPESPTGRLHFRIGPMF, from the coding sequence ATGAAGCGCTTTCTGGCCCTAGCCCTCTTCAGCCTTCTCGCCCTGGCCGCCCCCATCAAGGACGTGGTGGTGGAAGGCGGCGACCCGGTCCTCCAGGCCCTGGCCCGGGCCGCCCTGCCCTTTGGCGTGGGGGACGAGCCCGGTGACCTCGAGGCCGCCAGGAAGGCCATCCTGGCCACGGGCTACTTCCGGGAGGCCGAGGTACGCCTAGAAGGCGAGGTCCTCAAGGTGCGCCTCGTCCCCTACCCCCCCATCGCCGAGGTCAGGGTGGAGGCCAAGGCCTTCCCCCAGGAAGCCCTCCTGCGCTTCCTGGAGGAGGGATTCGCCATCGGCAAGGAGGCCACCTATAACCCCCTAAGGGCAGGGGAGGCCGCCAGGGCCCTGGCCCAGGCCTACCGGCAAAACGGCTTCCCCTTCGCCCCCAAGGTGGAGGTGGAGGCCAAGGAAGTGGAGGGGCCCATGGCCCTCACCTTCCGGGTGGAGGAGGCCAGGGAGGTCAAGGAGGTGCGCCTTTCGGGGGTGACGCTCCTCCCGGAAGGCGACCTCTTGAAGCTCCTGGAGCCCCTAAAGGGCCCCTTTGACTTCGCCAAGTACCAGGAGGCCCTGAGGGCCATCGCCGCCCGCTACGAGGAAAAGGGCTACCGCTATAGCGGCCCCGACCCCGCAAGTAGCGCCCTCGAGGACGGGGTCCTCACCGTGCGGGTGCGGGAGCTTAAGGTGGCCCGGCTGGAGGGCGAGGGCTTGGACCTCTCGGGCTTCCCCCTTAAGGAGGGGGACTACCTGAACTACAACCGCCTCCTGGAGGGCGTGCAGGAGCTTTCCCGAAAGCTCTCCCGCATCGTCACCTTCACCCTGGCCCCCGAAGGGGAGGGGGTGGCGGTCCGCCTGGAGCTGGGGCCAGAAGGAGGAAAGATCGCCCAGGTGCAGGTCATGGGCAACACCGCCATCCCCGCCGAGGCCATCCTTCAGGCCCTCCGCCTCAAGCCCGGCGAGGTCTACACGCCCCTCCTGGCCCAGGAGGACGCCAGGAAGGTGGCGGAGCTCTACCGGGAGCGGGGCCTCGAGGTGGCCGACGTCCGCTACGGCTTCCAGGACGGGGTCTTCCGGCTGGAGGTGGTGGAGCTCAAGATCGGGGGCTACCGCCTGGAGTGGCAGGGGGACCACCGCACCCGGGAGGAGGTGATCCTCCGGGAGCTTCCCAAGCCCGGAAGCCTCTTCAGCGTGCCGGAGCTCAGGAAGGCCATCGCCCGCCTCATGGCCACCGGGCTTCTCGCCGAGCCGCCCCGGGTCTCTTTGGCCCCTTCGGAGAGGCCCGACCAGGTGGTGGTGGTCCTGGGGCTGAAGGAGGCCAGGACCGGCCTCTTCCAGCCCGCCATCGGCTGGAGCTCCCTGGAAGGGTGGTCGGGAAGCGTCGCCTTCAAGGAGACCAACCTCTTCGGCCTGGCCCACCAGGTGGGCCTGGATCTGGCCTTCGTGCAAAACGATGCCCGGGACAACCTCTCTCTCTCTGCCAGCTACACCATCCCCTGGCTTTACGTGGACTTCTTGGACCTAAAGGAGGTGCGCACCAGCCTGGCCTTCAACCTCTTCTCCACGCCCATCGGCAACAACAAGCTCCTCCAGGGCGCCACGGACACCGGCTGGGAGTACACGGAAAGGCGCACGGGCGGGGGCTTCAGCCTGGCCCGCCCCTTCTCCAAGGACCTGGAGAACCTGAGGCTCACCTTGGGCCTTTCCGCCAGGCGGTCCACCTACGCCCTCGAGGTCTATGACCCCAACGCCCCCTGCGACCCCGCCGTCGCCGACCCCGCAAGCCCCAAATACTGCGACGGCGCGGGCTACAAGAACCCCGCCCTGGCCCAGGGGCTCCTCCCCACCCCCGGCTGGACCCTGAGGTTGGACACGGGCCTAGCCTACGTGGACGTGGACAGCCCCCGCTTCCGCACCCAGGGCTACGAGGCGAGCCTCGCCACCGGCCTCGGCCTCTCCTTGCCCGACGCAGGGGGCCAGAGCTTCTTCGTCCCCCTGGTGGCCACGGGCAAGACCTACCTCCCCCTGGACGAGGCCAGGCGCCAGGCCCTAGCCTTCCGCCTCTCGGTGGGGACCCTCCTGGGCTTCCCCCCGGAAAGCGAGCGCTTCTTCCTCTCGGGAAGCGGGGCCGAGGCCTTCCTCCTAAGGGGCTACGAGGACCGCAAGTACGGGGGGCTTTCCTTCGCCACGGGGAGCCTGGAGTACCGCTACGACTTCAACCTCTCCCCCCAGGGGGGCACCAACCTCTACGGCATCCTCTTCGCCGACCTTGGCCTCGCCGACAACACCGGGGGGCTCAAGTGGGGGGTGGGGATCGGCTTCCAGCTGGACCTGGACATCCTGGGGGCCCTCCTCCCCTCCCTGCGCCTGGACTACGCCTTCAGCCCGGAAAGCCCCACGGGCCGGCTTCACTTCCGCATCGGGCCGATGTTTTAG
- a CDS encoding purine-nucleoside phosphorylase, with the protein MAGMGGYEKIQEAVAAIRQKTGFAPEVGIVLGSGLGPLAEEVEKVAEMPYGEIPHFPLSTAPGHAGRLVLGTLEGKRVLVYQGRVHYYEGYSAEEVVFPVRVGFFLGARTFLLTSAAGGLNPRFQAGGIMLHLDYLNPSGVNPLRGKNDERLGPRFPVMFGAYDPELIELARRVARKQDLHLFEGVYAWFLGPSFASRAELKMLRELGADAIGMSTVPEVIALRHLGARVLGLSTITDMAVPEREHHATEEEVLEVARRTGPVFRRFVRGILAELP; encoded by the coding sequence ATGGCAGGCATGGGGGGTTACGAGAAGATCCAGGAGGCGGTGGCCGCTATCCGCCAGAAGACCGGGTTCGCCCCCGAGGTGGGCATCGTCCTGGGCTCGGGGCTTGGGCCTTTGGCCGAGGAGGTGGAGAAGGTGGCGGAGATGCCCTACGGGGAGATCCCCCACTTCCCCCTTTCCACCGCCCCCGGGCACGCGGGGAGACTCGTCCTGGGAACCCTGGAAGGGAAGCGGGTTTTGGTCTACCAGGGCCGGGTCCACTACTACGAGGGCTATAGCGCCGAGGAGGTGGTGTTCCCGGTGCGGGTAGGCTTCTTCCTAGGGGCCAGGACCTTCCTCCTCACCTCCGCCGCCGGGGGGCTCAACCCCCGCTTCCAGGCCGGGGGCATCATGCTCCACCTGGACTACCTGAACCCCTCCGGGGTGAATCCCCTAAGGGGCAAAAACGACGAGCGCCTGGGGCCCCGCTTCCCGGTGATGTTCGGGGCTTACGACCCGGAGCTCATAGAACTTGCCCGGCGGGTGGCGAGAAAGCAGGACCTCCACCTCTTTGAAGGGGTCTACGCCTGGTTTTTGGGGCCCTCCTTCGCCAGCCGGGCCGAGCTCAAGATGCTCCGGGAGCTCGGGGCGGACGCCATCGGCATGTCCACGGTGCCCGAGGTCATCGCCCTGCGGCACCTGGGGGCCAGGGTCCTGGGCCTTTCCACCATCACCGACATGGCCGTGCCCGAGCGGGAGCACCACGCCACCGAGGAGGAGGTGCTGGAGGTGGCCAGGAGGACGGGCCCCGTTTTCCGCCGCTTCGTGCGGGGCATCTTGGCCGAGCTCCCATGA
- a CDS encoding YggS family pyridoxal phosphate-dependent enzyme, whose product MSLPEVLERIALACRRAGRDPKEVRLVAVTKGRTVEEIRERVLRYGAFPLGESRVQEALKKMELLQAEWHLVGPLQRNKAKFAPRFHLIHSLDSLRLAEALEGVGAKAGMRLRVLVEVNLGREPQKHGFLEEELPEALARVREMPHLEVLGLMTVPPMGPEGVVRPIFRRLSLLADRFGLPERSMGMSQDYEWAVEEGATMVRVGRALFVD is encoded by the coding sequence ATGAGCTTGCCCGAGGTCTTGGAGAGGATCGCCCTGGCCTGCCGGAGGGCCGGGCGGGACCCCAAGGAGGTGCGCCTGGTGGCCGTCACCAAGGGGCGCACGGTGGAGGAGATCCGGGAGCGGGTCCTCCGCTACGGGGCCTTTCCCCTGGGGGAAAGCCGGGTGCAGGAGGCCCTGAAGAAGATGGAGCTTCTCCAGGCGGAGTGGCACCTGGTGGGTCCTCTTCAGCGCAACAAGGCCAAGTTCGCTCCCCGCTTCCACCTCATCCACTCCCTGGACTCCCTGCGCCTGGCCGAGGCCCTGGAAGGGGTGGGGGCCAAGGCGGGGATGCGGCTTAGGGTGTTGGTGGAGGTGAACCTGGGGCGGGAACCCCAGAAGCACGGCTTTCTGGAGGAGGAGCTTCCCGAGGCCCTGGCCCGGGTGCGGGAGATGCCCCACCTCGAGGTCCTGGGCCTCATGACCGTGCCCCCCATGGGGCCGGAAGGGGTGGTCCGGCCCATCTTCCGCAGGCTCTCCCTGCTGGCCGACCGCTTTGGCCTGCCCGAGCGCTCCATGGGCATGTCCCAGGACTACGAGTGGGCGGTGGAGGAGGGGGCCACCATGGTCCGGGTCGGCCGGGCCCTTTTTGTAGACTGA
- a CDS encoding DivIVA domain-containing protein, with amino-acid sequence MDLTPLDVRYQEFPTAFRGYQKEAVRAYLAQVAEAMEALIRENEALREKLRALEEESARLKEAEGELKRAVVAAERIARELKAQAEREAELIRKEAMAAKEQVLREAAEELRRLREEAERARRDKALFLSQFRALLQGYLDSLGRLEEK; translated from the coding sequence ATGGACCTAACCCCTTTGGACGTTCGCTACCAGGAGTTCCCCACCGCCTTCCGGGGTTACCAGAAGGAGGCGGTGCGGGCCTATTTGGCCCAGGTGGCTGAGGCCATGGAGGCCCTGATTCGGGAAAACGAGGCCCTCAGGGAGAAGCTTCGCGCCCTGGAGGAGGAAAGCGCCCGCTTGAAGGAGGCGGAAGGGGAGCTGAAGCGGGCGGTGGTGGCCGCGGAGAGGATCGCCCGGGAGCTCAAGGCCCAGGCGGAAAGGGAGGCGGAGCTCATCCGCAAGGAGGCCATGGCCGCCAAGGAGCAGGTCCTGAGGGAGGCTGCCGAGGAGCTGCGGCGCCTCCGGGAGGAGGCTGAGCGGGCCCGGCGGGACAAGGCCCTTTTTCTGAGCCAGTTCAGGGCCCTTTTGCAGGGCTATCTGGACTCCTTGGGGCGGCTTGAAGAAAAGTAG
- a CDS encoding YdcF family protein, translating to MEGVRGFVALLFLLSPVLAAEYAWIVVLGAAQYGGRPSPALERRLLAALALYQKGLAPRIAVAGGKAAGDTLSEGEAGCRYLMARGVPQEALLCETRSQSTYQNLLFLRPHLEGRVLLVTDAPHLPRALFLARLLGLKAEGYPVPGRYPPQYWLRESLYRLWLYLGLRPLAQEHPLGKLLSQATFLQAAPRSPDSPAKGP from the coding sequence ATGGAGGGCGTGCGGGGCTTTGTGGCCCTCCTCTTCCTCCTCTCCCCGGTCCTGGCCGCGGAGTACGCCTGGATCGTGGTCCTGGGGGCGGCCCAGTACGGGGGAAGGCCCTCCCCCGCCTTGGAAAGGCGGCTTCTTGCCGCGCTCGCCCTCTACCAAAAGGGCCTCGCCCCCCGCATCGCCGTGGCCGGGGGCAAGGCCGCCGGGGATACCTTGAGCGAGGGCGAGGCCGGCTGCCGCTACCTCATGGCCCGGGGCGTGCCCCAAGAGGCCCTCCTTTGCGAGACCCGAAGCCAGAGCACCTACCAAAACCTCCTCTTCTTGAGGCCCCACCTCGAGGGCAGGGTCCTTCTGGTCACCGACGCCCCCCACCTCCCCCGGGCCCTCTTTCTGGCCCGCCTTCTGGGCCTTAAGGCCGAGGGCTACCCCGTGCCCGGGCGCTACCCTCCCCAGTACTGGCTCCGGGAGAGCCTCTACCGCCTCTGGCTCTACCTGGGCCTGAGGCCCCTCGCCCAGGAACACCCTTTGGGGAAGCTCCTCTCCCAGGCTACTTTTCTTCAAGCCGCCCCAAGGAGTCCAGATAGCCCTGCAAAAGGGCCCTGA